The Psychrobacter raelei genome contains the following window.
TGGCTGAGCCTTTGATACCCATTTTGTGCTCGATAGAGCCTGCGGCCAATGCGTTACGATCACCTAAGCTACCGTCTGCATTAACAATGAATTTAGGCACGACGAATAAAGAGATGCCTTTAGACCCTTCTGGGGCATTGGGGGTTTTGGCCAGTACTAAATGGATGATGTTCTCAGTAAGGTCATGCTCACCGCCTGTAATGAAGATTTTGGTGCCAGAGATAGCATAGCTGCCATCCTCATTAGGGGTAGCTTTGGTCTTGATGATGCCCAAGTCAGTACCAGCATGCGGCTCAGTTAAGCACATGGTGCCGGCCCATTGGCCTGAGTACATTTTTTCAAGGTAGGTTTGCTTTTGTTCTTCAGAAGCTGATGCTAATAGGCAAAGCGTCGCACCAACAGATAAGTTAGGATAAAGAGCGAAAGCTTGGTTGGTGGTAAAAACCATCTCTTCGGTTAACATGGTTACCATTTTAGGGAAGCCTTGACCGCCATATTCAGGGTCGCCGCCTAGACCAATCCAGCCGGCTTCTGCATACTGCTTAAACGCATCTTTAAAGCCGGCAGGTGTGGTAACAACGCCATCACCTTGATAAGTAGCACCTTCTTCGTCACCAGTACGGTTTAAAGGGAGCAATACGTTTTTAGACAGCTTAGCCATCTCCTCTAGCACCATGTTGACCGTGTCCATATCAACGTGAGCTAGATTTTCGTTCGCTTGCCAGAATTTTTCAACATCAAATACGTCATTTAGCATAAAACGCATTTCATCTAAGGGGGGATTATAAATAGCCATAAAAAGTCCTTTAATATTTTTAGAATTGTACTGAGCTAAGTTTAGCTTATAACAAAGCTTGAATACGGTTTGGTCACTTATAGATACAAATTTTTGTACAGTCAGCTTTAACAGACCGACTTTTAAGAGTCGCTGATGTTGTAGTACAGAGAGCAGTACATAGGCTGATACCGATAGGGCGGGCAAAATAAGTGCTACTGTCTCAAGAGTAGCACTTATTGGCCTAGCTATATAGCGGCTATGAGTACCTAATCATAGAAGTAGTTTATTAAAAAACAAACTGATCCACATCCATGCTCATGTAAGGCTCAGCGCCTGACTCGATACGGGCTACGTAAGTGCGAGTGCGTGGTAATAACTTGCTGTAGTAGAAGTGAGCGGTTTTGATTTTCGCATCATAAAAACCGGTTTCTGTGGTGCCATCAGCCAATGCTTTTTGAGACACAGCAACCATACGTGCCCATAAGTAAGCTAGGGTCACATAGCCACTGAAGTACATGTAGTCTACGGCAGCGGCACCTACTGAATCTGGGTTTTTGGTCGCTTGCTCACCGATACGAGCCGTTAATTCAGCCCACTCAGTATTTAGCTTTTCAAGAGGGGCAATGAATTCAGCCATCGCTTCATTGTCTTGATGTTCTTGACAGAATTTATGAATAACTTTGGTAAAGTTGGCCAGCATCTTACCTTGTGAGCCCAATACTTTACGGCCCAATAGGTCTAAAGATTGGATTTCAGTGGTGCCTTCATATAAGCATGCGATACGGGTGTCACGTACGTTTTGCTCCATACCCCATTCACGGATAAAGCCATGACCACCATATACTTGAACGCCATGGTTGGCAGCTTCATAGCCAGTTTCTGTTAAGAATGCTTTGGCAATTGGCGTCAATAAAGACAGCATTTGATCCGCGTACTGCTGCTCTTCGCCTGTGCCTTTGGCCACAGTATCAGCAAACATGGCCAAATAATAAACTAAGGCGCGTCCACCTTCAGCGAAGGCTTTTTCGGTCAATAGCATGTTGCGAACAGCCGGATGCACGATAATAGGATCGGCTACTTTCTCTGGCGCTTTAGCACCAGATAGTGAACGCATGGCCAGACGCTCTTTGGCATATTCTAGCGAGCCTTGGAACGCCACTTCTGATGCAGTCAGACCTTGAACGGCGGTACCGATACGCGCCACGTTCATAAAGGTAAACATACAGTTTAGGCCACGGTTTTCTGGGCCAATTAAGTAACCGGTTGCACCATCGAAGTTCATCACACAGGTGGCAGAAGCTTTGATACCCATTTTGTGTTCAATTGAGCCACAAGTGACTTGGTTGCGCTCCGCTAAGCTGCCGTCAGCGTTAACGTTCACTTTTGGTACGATAAATAGTGAGATACCTTTGGTGCCTTCAGGGGCGCCTGGTAAACGGGCCAATACAATATGAATGATGTTATCAGTCATATCATGTTCACCGGCTGAGATGAAGATTTTTTGACCGGTAATGGCATAAGTACCATCGCCTTTAGGTTCTGCTTTTGTACGGATAATACCTAAGTCGGAGCCGGCATGCGCTTCGGTGAGACACATGGTGCCTGACCATTCACCGGTGACCATTTTTTCTAAGTAAATGGCTTTTTGCTCATCCGTACCGTGGTGCTCAAGTGTGGCAATCGCGCCATGAGATAGGCCAGGATACATTGAGAATGACCAGTTGGCTGAGCCCATGATTTCGTTAACCACAGTACCTAAGGAGAACGGCATGCCTTGACCGCCAAACTCTTCTTCAGCAGCAAGCGCTGCAAAGCCTAGCTCACAGTATTGTTTATACGCTTCTTTAAAGCCTTTTGGTGTGGTTACTTCACCATTATTAAACGTACAGCCTTCTTCGTCACCGCTACGGTTTAAAGGGGCAATTTCGTTTTCAGCAAAGCTGGCAGCCGCTTCAATATAACTGTCAATAATGTCACGCTCTACCTCTTGGTATGGCGCTAAGCTTTGGTAATGTGCAGTGCTGTCTAAAAGCTCATGTAAAACAAACTGCATGTCACGAAGAGGGGCTTTATATTGCATGAGGCTATCCTTAAATGATAATAGTTTGGTTGAAAACCTAGAGGTTTAGACTGAACAAATCATATTGTTTGCACTAACGCTTTGGCTTATCTGACCAGCGGGCACTTAAATAAGTACAGTTGAAGACCGGGTAGGTATATCAATAAAAAATGATTTGGGGTACAAGCTATATAATTTGTTAACTATCAATGTCAGCAGCCACAGATAGGCAGAGACAAAATTATAAGTAAAGACTATAACTGCTAAATATAAGCTATGGCTATTGCTATCACTGATAAAAACTTTTCAGGTAAAAGATAGATGCTAAGCCGTTATTTTACAAGCAGTTGCACAGACTTATGGGTCACAAAAAATATATTGAATTAGCCATCGAATGGTTTTTACATCCAAAAAAACAGTAAATTCTGTATATAAAAACAGGGGTGAGCACCTGTTTTGACCCCGTCTTATTAAGCGGCGAGGCCAAATGCAGCAATGAAATATAGAAGTATCAGGATAAGAATAAGGATAGGAATAGGGATAGGGATAAGGCGCGATAATGAGCAGTAAGACTGAGCAGAAGTGACAAAGAAAACCAATAGAGCTGTGATAAATAGGCCACTATTGTCGAAGCGACAGCAAGTCACTTAAAGTTAGCTTTGGAAATTAGCTTTGGAAGTTAGCTCTGCAAGTTAGCTCTGGGCGGGGTTGGTACTGATGTACATCAACGTGGCCAGTGCCACTACAGGAGCAGTCTCGGTGCGTAGGACACGGTTGCCCAGCTGCCACGGCAAGTAGCCGGTATTGCGTGCCAATTGATATTCAGCCTCAGATAAGCCGCCTTCTGCGCCAATGAGAATGTCAAAGCGGGGGAGGCAGGCTGCCGTAGAGTCAGGGTTAGTGCCCTTTATATTAACCAAGGCAAAGTGATCGGTTATTTGAGCGTTAACATCTAGGGTTTGTTGTTCTTGTTGACTGGGCACCGCCAATACCAAAGGTAGGATAGGCTGCTGTAGATACGACTGATAATAGTCTGCGTCATATAAGTGCTGCACCATGTGATGTACCGCACCCATCTCACCTTGAAGCCACTGCTCAATACTCAGTGGAGACAGGATTAAGGTGGGGCGATTGAGCCGGCACTGCTCACTGGCGGATAATGCCACTTGCTGCCAGTGACTGAGTTTTTTGTCCACCTGATTGGCTTTGAGGCGTACTTCGCCATGCTGGCTGGTCAGTAGCTGAATGGTGGTCGCCCCAAGTTCAGTGGCTTTTTGAATGGCATAATCCATTCTATCCCCACGGCTCATGACCAAGGCTATGGTGCTATGATAGTTGCAAGTATTTTCAGCAGTATCTTGATGGATAATCTTGACTGTGGCTGATTTTTTATCAATGCTTTCAAGCTCAACCAAGCTTTGACCACCAAGCCCGTCAAATATCCAGCTTTGCTCACCAACTTTGGCACGTAGCACTCGGCACCAATGGTGATAAATGTCATCGGTTAAGCGTAGTGAGTCGCCTAACGGCCGTTGATGCAAGGCCTCAATAGATGCACTATGGTGCAAGCTTGAGTTGTAAAAAAAACGACGCATTTGATTAAGCCTGTGTGCTGACAGAAGATAGCCCTAAAGATTCAACGAGACGCTTATTGGGTTCCACTCGGTTCATACTATAAAAATGAAGGGCAGGTACACCTTCAGAGATTAAGGTTTCGCATAAGCGGTGTACCACCTCAAAGCCAAATTCACGAATGGCCTTGCGGTCATCGCCATAGTCAGCCAATTGCTTACGAATATAGCGAGGGATATCAGCGCCGCAGCTGTCAGCAAAGCGAATCAGACTGCTGGCGTTAATGATGGGCATGATGCCGGCCACAAGGTTGTGTTTGTCAGTATCTACGCCGCGCTTTTCTAGCGCATCACGTAGGTATAAATAGCTCTCAGCGTTATAAAAAAACTGAGTAATGGCTGAGTTTGCGCCTGCATTGAATTTATTCACCAAGTTTTGAATGTCAAAGTCGAAGCTTTTGGCTTGAGGATGCATTTCGGGATAAGCGGCAACTTCAATATGAAAATGGTCAGCACTGTGCTCACGGATATGACGCACTAAGTCTACTGCAAAAGGCAGCTCACCCATGCCCACTTGGCCAGAAGGCAAATCACCGCGTAGCGCAACCATACGGTTGATGCCGATGGATTTATAGAAGTCTAATAACTCTGAGATCTGTACTTTGTCATCACCAATACAGGAGATGTGCGGGGCAATAGGCGTGTTGGCGCGATTTTGTAGC
Protein-coding sequences here:
- a CDS encoding 16S rRNA (uracil(1498)-N(3))-methyltransferase produces the protein MRRFFYNSSLHHSASIEALHQRPLGDSLRLTDDIYHHWCRVLRAKVGEQSWIFDGLGGQSLVELESIDKKSATVKIIHQDTAENTCNYHSTIALVMSRGDRMDYAIQKATELGATTIQLLTSQHGEVRLKANQVDKKLSHWQQVALSASEQCRLNRPTLILSPLSIEQWLQGEMGAVHHMVQHLYDADYYQSYLQQPILPLVLAVPSQQEQQTLDVNAQITDHFALVNIKGTNPDSTAACLPRFDILIGAEGGLSEAEYQLARNTGYLPWQLGNRVLRTETAPVVALATLMYISTNPAQS
- a CDS encoding acyl-CoA dehydrogenase C-terminal domain-containing protein, which gives rise to MQYKAPLRDMQFVLHELLDSTAHYQSLAPYQEVERDIIDSYIEAAASFAENEIAPLNRSGDEEGCTFNNGEVTTPKGFKEAYKQYCELGFAALAAEEEFGGQGMPFSLGTVVNEIMGSANWSFSMYPGLSHGAIATLEHHGTDEQKAIYLEKMVTGEWSGTMCLTEAHAGSDLGIIRTKAEPKGDGTYAITGQKIFISAGEHDMTDNIIHIVLARLPGAPEGTKGISLFIVPKVNVNADGSLAERNQVTCGSIEHKMGIKASATCVMNFDGATGYLIGPENRGLNCMFTFMNVARIGTAVQGLTASEVAFQGSLEYAKERLAMRSLSGAKAPEKVADPIIVHPAVRNMLLTEKAFAEGGRALVYYLAMFADTVAKGTGEEQQYADQMLSLLTPIAKAFLTETGYEAANHGVQVYGGHGFIREWGMEQNVRDTRIACLYEGTTEIQSLDLLGRKVLGSQGKMLANFTKVIHKFCQEHQDNEAMAEFIAPLEKLNTEWAELTARIGEQATKNPDSVGAAAVDYMYFSGYVTLAYLWARMVAVSQKALADGTTETGFYDAKIKTAHFYYSKLLPRTRTYVARIESGAEPYMSMDVDQFVF
- a CDS encoding methylenetetrahydrofolate reductase, which codes for MNKPRFSFEFFPTKTSEGVEKLCQTFDALNELEPSYFSVTYGAGGTTRNRTLGIVETLQNRANTPIAPHISCIGDDKVQISELLDFYKSIGINRMVALRGDLPSGQVGMGELPFAVDLVRHIREHSADHFHIEVAAYPEMHPQAKSFDFDIQNLVNKFNAGANSAITQFFYNAESYLYLRDALEKRGVDTDKHNLVAGIMPIINASSLIRFADSCGADIPRYIRKQLADYGDDRKAIREFGFEVVHRLCETLISEGVPALHFYSMNRVEPNKRLVESLGLSSVSTQA